A portion of the Cryptomeria japonica chromosome 5, Sugi_1.0, whole genome shotgun sequence genome contains these proteins:
- the LOC131027982 gene encoding uncharacterized protein LOC131027982, whose protein sequence is MKWICLLSFLLIFFMWALAESNPHARPNLHVDQELVCGMNLACGSGTMKEFDTRNKAHMEKRSILENEGGYGEDASVSTLFSEESIHRDYAVSDPPPVTRKPSKEPVHYRIFRTPPISSPIP, encoded by the exons ATGAAGTGGATCTGTTTGTTGTCATTTCTGTTGATATTCTTCATGTGGGCACTTGCTGAATCCAATCCTCATGCTAGGCCTAATCTCCATG TTGATCAAGAGCTTGTTTGCGGCATGAATTTGGCTTGCGGCTCTGGTACTATG AAGGAATTTGACACCAGGAACAAGGCACATATGGAAAAAAGGAGCATCCTTGAGAATGAGGGTGGCTATGGTGAAGATGCTTCTGTCTCTACATTGTTTTCTGAAGAGTCTATTCACCGTGATTATGCAGTTTCAGATCCCCCACCTGTTACAAGAAAACCAAGCAAGGAACCTGTGCACTATAGGATTTTCAGGACTCCTCCAATTTCCAGCCCTATACCATAG